Proteins from one Cryptomeria japonica chromosome 4, Sugi_1.0, whole genome shotgun sequence genomic window:
- the LOC131875357 gene encoding uncharacterized protein LOC131875357: MADNYAVIRNSIFDGTNYAFWSIKMEAYLNALGYDVWKSVVDGYSPPSNPPTDQAGKKKSENNAKAKHALLCSLADSEFTKVVHFKSAKEIWNKLKGIYEGDEKVKEAKLQSHRTKFESLKMKEDEDIATYFLCVDEIVNAIRGLGEDIEEKVLVLKLIRSLIMKFDSKISTIEEMKDLEKLAKDELHGILTAYEMRVEHKPSQKEVSFKASKKGKNKNYVPNESASSKSDEAEACFMRKFKKGKGKFPFKCFNCGKVGHYASKCPQNESENSEEEKKNYSKKKGKKSFKKNFSKHKKSFYSRQRSSSSEENFEDSTSSDGEEILFMAMKVEDDEDEKEAEQEVTCDEEDVNLEEELHYAYKQNEKLKRRVSKYKTQ; this comes from the coding sequence ATGGCAGATAATTATGCAGTAATTAGAAACTCAATCTTTGATGGgacaaattatgcattttggaGCATCAAGATGGAAGCCTACTTGAATGCACTTGGTTATGATGTTTGGAAATCTGTGGTAGATGGCTACTCACCTCCATCTAATCCTCCAACAGACCAAGCAGGAAAGAAGAAAAGTGAGAATAATGCCAAAGCCAAACATGCTCTTCTGTGTAGCCTTGCAGATTCTGAGTTCACAAAGGTCGTGCATTTCAAATCAGCCAAAGAGATATGGAATAAATTGAAAGGTATTTATGAAGGGGATGAGAAAGTAAAAGAGGCCAAACTACAATCACATAGAACAAAATTTGAAAGCCTtaaaatgaaggaagatgaagacatAGCCACTTATTTTCTATGTGTGGATGAAATTGTGAATGCAATCAGAGGACTAGgagaagatattgaagaaaagGTCCTTGTTCTAAAATTGATAAGATCCTTGATAATGAAATTTGACTCCAAGATATCAACAATAGAAGAAATGAAGGATTTGGAAAAGTTAGCAAAAGATGAATTGCATGGGATTctcacagcctatgaaatgagagtTGAACACAAACCATCACAAAAGGAGGTATCCTTCAAAGCATCAAAGAAGGGTAAGAATAAAAATTATGTACCAAATGAAAGTGCAAGTAGTAAATCAGATGAGGCAGAAGCTTGCTTCATGAGAAAGTTCAAAAAGGGTAAAGGCAAATTCCCAttcaaatgcttcaattgtggcAAGGTTGGGCACTATGCTTCAAAGTGTCCCCAAAATGAAAGTGAAAAtagtgaagaggagaagaaaaactattcaaagaagaaaggaaagaaatcCTTCAAGAAGAACTTTTCAAAACATAAGAAGAGCTTCTACTCTAGGCAAAGATCTAGTTCATCAGAAGAAAACTTTGAAGATTCTACCAGCAGTGATGGTGAAGAGATCCTCTTCATGGCAATGAAagttgaagatgatgaagatgagaaaGAAGCAGAACAAGAAGTTACTTGTGATGAAGAAGACGTAAATCTTGAAGAGGAGTTACATTATGCAtataaacaaaatgaaaagctaaaaagaAGGGTCTCAAAGTATAAGACACAATGA